Sequence from the Sanguibacter keddieii DSM 10542 genome:
TTGCGCTCTCCGGTGGTCGTGGAGCATGCCGTGGGCACGGTGGTGAGGGTCGAGATGGTCATGACCGTCACCTCCTGATCCGCGGGTCGAGGGCCGAGTACGCGAGGTCGGCGAGGAGGTTCATGATGATCGCGGCGGTGCCGGTCACCAGGAAGAACGCCATCACGGGCGCCGGGTCGACCTGCTTGAGGCCCGTCTGGAAGAGCTCTCCCATGCCCTTCCAGCCGAAGACCTGCTCGGTGATGACCGCACCGCCGATGAGGCCGGCGAAGTCGAAGGCCACGATCGTGGTGATCGGGATGAGCGCGTTGCGGAAGGCGTGCTTGACGATCACCACACGCTCGGACAGGCCCTTGGACCGCGCCGTGCGGACGTAGTCCTGGTTCATCACCTCGAGCATCGAGGACCGCGTGTACCGGGTGTACGAGGCGACCGAGATGAGAGTCAGCACGATGGTCGGCAGGATGAGCTGCGTCCCCTTGTCGAGGAACCCGTCCCAGAACGTCCCGACGAGGTTCGGCGTCTCGGAGCCGATCGTCGAGATCGGGCGGGGCTTGAGGCGCAGCAGGCTGCTCCAGTTCGAGACCGCGTAGTCGGCGACGGTGAGGATGCCCATCATCACGGCGGTCGAGATCGAGATGCTCATGGCCAGACGGCGGGACTCGCCGCCCCAGAACCACCCGACGACGGCACCGACGACGACGGTCACGAGGCCGAGGACCACGAGGATGGTCCAGCTCGGGTCCTCCAGGATCGGTGCGGTGACGAAGTAGGCGACGACGCCGACCGCGACGGTCGTGAGGCCCGCGTAGAGGACCCGGCGGTTGCTCAGCCCGACGATGAGGACCGTGAGGCCGACGGCGAAGGCCGCCGCGACGAGGGTCACCACGCCGATGCCGAGGGCCGGTCGACGGAACCACTCGACGGCGGAGAAGTAGAACATCGCCGCGACCACGAAGACGATCGCGACGCCAGCGGTGAGGAGCCGCCGCTTGAGCCTGCCGCCCAGCACGCCCTGGAGCACGATGCCGATCACGAGTGCTGTGATGACGATCTGCACCGGTGTGAAGGTCGGTTCGACGATCCAGTCGTTGAACCTGATGGCGCCGTACTCCTTGAGGAGCACCGCGACCCAGAACACCGGGAGCGAGAAGAAGAGGAAGGCCATGAAGGTCACGACGTAGTCGAACCCCGAGTACTGGCGGATGGCGGTCATGATGCCGACGAGGATTCCGACGATGATCGCGAGCACCGTTGCGAGGATCACGAGCCGGAGGGTCGAGCTGACCGCGTTGCCCAGGAGGGCGGTGACGTCGGTGCCGTTGCGGTTGGTCCCGAGGTCGCAGTTGAGGGTGAAGCACTTGCCGACACCGCGGAGCCAGTCCCAGTAGCGCGAGTACCAGGGCTGGTCGAGGCCCATGAAGGAGGTGCGCTGCTGGATGAGGTATTCGCGGTTCTTCGCGTTGCTCTCGCGGAGATCAGCGATGGGGTCACCGGAGTTGATCACCAGGACGTAGAGCAGGAGTGAGCCGCCGAGCAGGACGAGGAGTGACTGTCCTAGTCGACGCAGGATGAACTTGGTCACGAACTAACCCTTCAAGTTCCATTGGAAGCCGCGGACCGGCTGCGCGCCCCTGCACGCGACGGGCCACAAAACTTCTCCATAGTGCCATGACCGAGAGGCTTCTGGCTCACACGACGGCTGGGGTGGGGGCTGTGCGCCCCCACCCCAGCCTGTGCGGTGGTCAGGCGCGGTCGGCGCCCGACCACCGGGGCCTCGCAGCTGCGAGACCCCGATGATCACGGGTGATCAGGATGCGCGGACCCACTGCTCCGCGTTCCACGCGACGGTGTTCTGCGTGGCGGTCCGACGGACGTTCGAGATCGTCGAGTCGAAGGCGCTCACACCAGGGTGCGCGAAGACCGGGATGCCGTAGAGGTTGTCCCACAGCAGCTTCTCGATGGTCTTGATCTGGGTGAACTGCTCGTCCTCGTCGAGGGTGGAGGCGAGTGCCTGCCACGCCGCGTCGACCTCGGCGTTGGAGAAGCCACCGTAGTTCTGGGCTCCGGTCGAGGAGTAGATGTTCTGACCGGAGACGATCTGGCCCGATCCGGCCCAGGCGAAGAGGGCGACCTCGTAGTCACCGCGCTCGAGCGTGCCGCCCGGCGCGAAGAAGTCCTGGTTGCCCGCGTCGGTGACGTTGAAGCCGGCCTCGTCGCAGCTGGACTTGATGAGCGCGACCTGCTCGGTGCGACGCTGGTTCGGAGCCGAGTAGCCGATGCGGACGTCGATCGGGCCGGTCACGCCGGCCTCCTCGATCTTGGCCTTGGCACCGTCGATGTCGACCTCGTCGTAGCGGCCGTCGTAGGACGTCTCGAGGAGCTCGGAGTAGCGGTCCTGGAACGGGAAGACCTCGCGGGCGTTCATGACGACAGCCTCGGGGTCGACGGGCTTGACCAGGTTGTCGACGATCTGCTGGCGCGGCACGCACATGGCGAAGGCCTCACGCAGCGCGAGGTTGTCCGCGAAGACACCGTTGTTGAAGTTGAAGTCCAGGTGCTCCCAGGTGAGCGACTGCCCGGTCTCGAGGGTGACCGAGTCGCCGATGGCCTCGAGCTGCGCGACGGTGTCGACGGTGGCCTGCGGCTCGATGACGTTGAGGTCACCGTTCTGCAGCGCCTGCACCTGGGCCTCGGGGGCCACGAAGCGGTAGACGAGGGTCTCGGTCGCAGGCGGGGTGCCCCAGTAGTTCTCGTTCGCGACGAGGGTGATCGACTGGCCGGCGCTCCACGACTCCAGCTTGTACGGGCCGGAGGACGGGGCGATCGCCTCGTCCGGGAGGGTGCCGGGGTTCGGGGAGAGCCATCCGGTGTTCCAGAACTCGGCGACCGGGCGGAGGGTCTCGACGTCCTTCGCCTTGATGGCCTCGACGAGCTCTTCGATGGTCAGGCCACCCTGCTCGGCGGCGACGTGCGCGGGGAACGCGCCCGTGACCTGGAGCTGGTAGTCGGGGTACGGAGCCTCGTAGTCGTACGTGAAGGTCTTGCCGCCGATCTCGCCCTGCGGGCCGTCGAGGACACGCCCGCCGAACTCGAGGCCCGAGACGCTGTTGAACAGCGGGACCGGGTTGCCGTCGGCGTCGGTGCCGTCGGTGATGGCCTGCGTGGCCCAGTCGAGGAGGTAGTCCTCGTAGGCGATCGGGGTGCCGTCAGACCAGACCGCCGCGTCGTTGAGCGTGTACTCGACCGACATGGGGTCCTCGGACGTGAGGGTGAAGGTCCCGTAGTTCTCGTCCTGGTAGATGGTGCCGTCCGTACCGAAGTACATGAAGCTGCCGAAGATGCGGTCGTTGACCACCGAGTTGTAGGTCGAGTACGTCTCCGGCGTGTTGCCGTTGTACCCGAGCCACTCCTCGCCACCGAGGCTGTACGAGATGGAGTCGCTGGCGGTCGTGACCTCGCCGAGGTCCTCCTTGCCGGCGCTGGTCGGCTCGGAGGAGCCGCCGGTCCCGGTGGTGGCCGTCGCGCTGGGCGAGTCGTCTCCGCCGTCGTCGGACGACGTGCAGCCCGAGAGCACGAGTGCTCCCACGGCGAGCATGGCGACCGTGGCGTGAGTGCGCCTGATCTTCAATGTTCCTCCTCGAAGGATGTGAGATACCCGCGGTCCTGCGACGCGTCCCCCTCCGGCCGGGAAGACCGGCCGGGGGGTGCTGGCCTGGGCATGTTGCGTATGAGAAAACTACCCATGCGACCTGCGTCACCCTGACAGATCACGGAGAAAGAGGACTATCGTTACCGAGTTGATACTGGTCGGTAACATTGGTCATCTGCTGTTCACATTGTGAAATCAGCACCGCGAGACCGTTGGCAGCGCAACGTTTTCAGGCCCGCTGAACTGGGACGCAAGCGCCACTACACCCGCCGAACCGCATTGACACGCGGAACGAAACGGTCTAAAGGGGACCGTCGGCGGACGCGCCTTGTCCCGGGCGGAGCCGCCTCCGGCGGCGGTGGCTCCGGAGTGGTCGCACCACGCACCCGCGCACCACGTCTGCACCCGTCGTGTCGAGCATCGGTGAGCACCCTGTGGACAGACGCAGCGGCGCGCCAGGACGCCCCGACGCCGAGGATAGGCTCGCAGACGAGACAGGCTCCCGGACTCCAGGAGCCACGTCGTCGACGACAGGAGCACGAGACCCCCATGAGCGCCGGAACCCACCAGGCAGGATCCGTCCCCCCGCAGCGCAGCGTGGTCCCGGCGCCACCGCCGCTCCCCCTCGGCGGCCTCACCTCCGAGCAGCGCGCCGCGCTCTCCACGGCACGCGACGAGCTCACGCGGTTCGTCATGGCGTACCAGTTCGGCATGGAGGAGATGCTGACCAAGGTCAACATCCTCAAGGACGAGTTCCACTACGTGCACGACTACAACCCCATCGAGCACGTGAGCTCGCGCCTGAAGTCGCCCGAGGGGATCCTCACCAAGGCGCTGCGCAAGGGCTGCCCGTTGCGCGTCGACGCGATCCGCGAGCAGATCTTCGACATCGCCGGCATCCGGATCACGTGCAGCTTCATCGCCGACACCTACACGATCCGCGACATGCTCATGGCGCAGGAGGACGTGACGGTCGTCGAGGTCAAGGACTACATCGCCGAGCCCAAGGGCAACGGCTACAAGAGCCTGCACCTCATCGTCCAGGTGCCCGTGTACCTCTCCGACCGCGTCGAGCGCGTCAACGTCGAGATCCAGATCCGCACCATCGCCATGGACTTCTGGGCGAGCCTCGAGCACAAGATCTACTACAAGTACGACGGCGACGTCCCCCAGACTCTCCTCGACGAGCTCCGCGACGCCGCCGACGCCGCCAACCGGCTCGACGTGAAGATGGAGCGGCTGCACCAGGAGGTGAGCACGCTGCACCAGGAGCAGCCGGCCACGAGCACCGACGGCGCCCAGCCCGACGGGACCCTCGAGTCCGTGCCCGCCGAGCTGCTGCGGTCGCTGTTCCAGCAGATCGGGCGCGAGACCGGCACGTAGGCACTCACGGTCCAGGGTCGTCACCGAGGCGGCAGCACCCGGACAAGCCTCGATCCGCTGCCCGGGTGGAGCAGCGCGTCGGCTCGGCCGCGACGCCCGTCTCGCACGGCAGGGTCGGCACGGTCGAGGAGCTCGACGGACATCTGGGTGCGACTGTTGCCCTCGAGGACCTCGCGGTGGTCCTCGACGAAAGCCCAGTAGAGGGCGTCCCAGTCGCAGGTCCACTCCCCCGCGGGCAGGTCGGACATCTTCCGCAGATAGGCGCTGCCCGAGACGTAGGGCTTGGTAGTGACCGCGTCGCCTGCGGCGAACTGGCTCATGGCGTAGACGTTGGGGACCATGACCCAGTCGTAGGCGTCGACGAACATGGCCGTGAACCACTCGTAGACCTCGTCGGGGTGCACGCGCAGCAGGCACATGGCGCTGCCGAGGACCATGAGCCGCTCGATGTGGTGGGCGTACCCGGTCGTGAGCACCCGCGAGACCACGAGGTCGACGGGAGCCAGCCCGGTCGTCGCGTCCCTCCAGCCGTCCCCGAGCCTGTTCTGGTGGTCGAGCCGGTTCGACGTCCGCATCCGTCGACCGTGGACGCGGTACGTGGCGCGCATGTACTCCCGCCACCCGATCACCTGCCGGACGAAGCCCTCGACCGAGGCCAGCGGCGTGTCGGGCCCCGCGTCGTCGAGCACCGCCTGCACCACCTCGCGGGGGTCGAGCAGCCCGACGTTGAGCGAGGCGGTGAGGAGGCTGTGCGCCACGAAGGGGTGCTGCGCCGAGATCGCGTCCTCGTAGGGGCCGAAGTCCCGCAGCCGGTCGCGCACGAACTCTGCGAGGTGCGCCCGCGCCTCGGCCGCAGAGGTGGGCCAGGCGAACAGGTGCGGGTCTCCCGGTGCGTCCGGGAACTCCGCGGCGACCCAGGCGATCGCGCGGTCCACCTCGGGGTCGCGGGGAGCCTCGCCCCCGGGCTCCTCGTCCCCCATGAGGGCGTCGAGGTCGAAGACGTCGTCCCGCGCGAGGGCGGGGTGGCCGGCGAACAGCCCGACCCGCGGTGGCTCGTGCCCCCGCGGCAGCCTCTTGCGGTTGTCCTCGTCGAATGACCACCGACCGCCCCGGGGCCCGGAGCCGTCGAGGAGGATGCCGAGACGACGGCGCTGCCACACGTAGAAGTCCTGCATCCGTGCCTGGTCCCCCTGGAACCAGCCGTCGATCTGGTCGCGGTCCGTCAGGAAGCCGGGCGACTCGAGCACGTCGGCCACCTGGACCGCGTACCCGCCGTCCGCGAGCGCCGCGGCGAGGTCCTGCTCCATCCAGTCGTCGACCACGTCGAACCAGGTGACCCGGGTCGGCGCCAGGGACCGGACGAGACCTGCCAGCTGGTCGCGGGAGCTGCGGTGCGCGTCGCTGGTCAGGACGTGGACCTCGAGGCCGTGGTCGCGCAGCGTCTGGGCGAAGCGCGCCGTGGAGGCCCGGTGGAGCACGAGCTTGTGGGAGTGGAAGGCGTACTGACGGTAGAGGAGGTCGTGCTCGACCACGACGACCACGGTGCCGGGGTGGACCTGGAGGTGCTCGGCGAAGAGCTGGTGCGGGAGCACCAGGCGCAGGTGCGGTCCGTCCGTCACGCGGCGAGCGCTGCGGCGACGGCGCGTCCGGCGCGGTCGCCCGAGACGAGCGCGCCCTGGATCGACCCGGTGCCCTGGTGGTCCCCGGCGACGAGCACCCGGTCTGCGGTCCACCGTGGGCGACGGTCGTGCAGCGGTGGGGGCTGCGCGGGGAGGGTGTGCGGTACGACGTGGTGGGCGAGCACCTCCCAGCCGACGGTGGAGGTGCGGTAGAGGCGTGCGAGGTCGCGGAGCACGTCGGCCTCGGTGGCCTGTCCGTCGGGTCGGTCGAGCAGGGTGGTGGCCTGGACGAGGTGCTCGCCGGGCGGGGCGTAGGAGGGCGCGGCCTCGGAGATGACGGCGGTGTTCCACACCGGACCGGCGGGGCCACCGCCGGGTCGTGAGGCGTCGAGCAGCAGGAAGCGGCCGGCGAGCGGGAGCTCGGTCGCCCGGAACCACCAGGTGGTGAGGCCGTGGGTGACCGGGGTGGGGAGGTCGGTGAGCTCCGAGACGTCCTGGGGGCCGACGGCCACGACGACGGCTCGGCTGCGCACGGTGCCCTGGTCCGTGGTGACCTCGACGCCGCCCGGTGTCTCTCTCACGGTGCGTGCGGCGGTGCGCAGACGGACGGGTCCGGTGATCCAGGCGGCGAGCTGGTCGGGCAGCGCCTGCATGCCCTCCTGCGGCAGTCCCGGGGCGCCGAGAGCGAAGATGCGCATCAGCAGACGCACGTACCCGGCCGAGGCGGTCCCGCTGCTGTCGGCGAGGACGCCCGCGAGGAAGGTGTCGAGCAGGTCGGTCCGCAGCCGGCCGGTGAGCCCGGCGTCGTCGAAGGACGCGTGGAGCGTCTGGTCCTGCCCGGGCCGGAACACGGTCTTGGGGCGGAGCAGGGTCGGGCCCAGCCAGCGGGCGAGCGCGACCACGTCCGAGGGCGGGGTGTGGTGGCTGCGGATCGTCTCGAGAGCGTGCTGCGGGTGACGGACCGGGTGGGCGAGCGTCGTCGTGGTGTCGCCGTCGCGGACGACGGCGCCCACACCGAAGCGCTGGAGCCGGAGGGACCGCACGTCGACCCAGTCGCGGACCGCCGGGTAGGCCGGGTTGAGCACCTGGAACCCGCGGTCGCAGAGGAAGCCGTCGACGCGGTCGGTGCGCACGCGACCGCCGACGGCGTCGCCCGCCTCGAGCACGACCACGCTGCGGCCGCTGCGCTCGACCCGGCGGGCGCACTGCAGCCCGGCGAGTCCTGCGCCGATGACGATGACGTCGGTGTCCATGGGGCTCCATCCTGTTGCCGGTCAGTCTCGCCGCGGTGGACAGGGCGGGCAACCGGGCAGGTGTCGGTCGTGGCGCCGCCCGCTAGTCGGTCGAGCCCGAGGCCTCGTAGTCCGCGCGCAGGATCACCGCGCGGTCGAGGAACGCACGGTCAGAGGTCATGAGGGCGAGGGTCTCCACCTGGCGCACGACGCCACGGTGGTAGCTGCCCGGCTGCCACTCCCGGTCCTTGCAGTACTGGCCCGCGCAGTAGTACGAGACGTCGCCGCGGGCGCGGTACGCCCCGAAGGAGTGCAGGACGGTCGTGGCGGCGCCGTCGAACAGCTCGACGGCCGCCTCGTCGTCGGTGAGGCGTGCGTAGTCGTAGAGGCCGAAGGTCGCGTAGATGTGGCCGTTGACCACCTGGACGGGCTCGACCGACCCGACGTACTCCTCGAACCACAGGCACCCGGACGCGTCGACGTGCACGAACCACGGCGTCGAGGCGTCGCCGTCGGCGGGTCCCTCGACCTCGAAGGTCCGGAAGGTCTGCTCGGCGGCGTCCGCCCACAGCGGGTCGCCGGTCTGGTCGGCGAGCCTCGTGAAGAGCGAGAGCCCCTGCCCCTGGGCCATCCCGGAGTACCAGGGGGCCTCGAGCGTCATGCTCTCGTCGCCGTGCATCGAGTACTCGAAGGGGTAGGCGAACCAGAGAGCGCCGTCGTCGGCGGTGGTCGCCCCGTCGAGGAGCCGGGTGGCCGTCGCCAGCGCCCGGCGGAGGTACTCGGGATCCCCCGTGAGCTCGTAGGAGCCGAGCGTGGCGAGCCCGTACTGCGCGAGCGCCACCGGGTGGTAGTCGGGACCCCGCCCGTGCGTCGCCTCGCTGACCAGCGCCCCGTCGTCGTCGACCGCGGGGTCGTCGAGGTCGACGAGGGTCCGCTCGGTCACCGCGTAGTAGTCCGGCGTGACGGGACCTGGGCGCAGACCGCTCACGCCGAAGCCCGCGACCGGGCCCGCGACGCCCGGCGCCGGAGAGAGCCCGGGCCCGTCGACGCACGAGACCGCCTCGACGACGTCAGGCTCCGTCGTGCAGGACGTCAAGACCGGCGCCGCGAGGAGCCCGAGCGCGACGAGCGCGCTGGTGAGTGACGGATGGATGGTTCCTCGACGACGCACTGCTGCCCCCCGGCTGTCGTGCACCCGACGGCTCTGGCCAGCGGGGCCCGGCCCGGCTGGCACGACCGTCGACGGGCAGGCGCGGCGCTCTGACCTCGGTGTACGTCCACGACGCTAGTGAGGAGCGGCGTCGACGCCATCCACCTCAGGGTCGATAGGAAAGGCCCCAGGGCGTTTCTCCCTCCACCCCCGGGTGCTCCGCCCTCCACCCTCGGGTGGACAGCCTGGAGAGCGCGGCGCGTCGAGGGCCACGACTGCCGTCCTGAGCACCGGGGGCTGCGTTCATGAGGCCGGGCAGACCATTCAGGTCGTTCGCCGTCTTGTGGTCCCGGGGGATGTGAGCGGCCCGTTCTCCGCTCGCTGCGCTACCGTTCTCAGGCGTGCTGCACTACCGTTCTCAGACTGTCAGCCCCATCGATGTCAGCGTCCGACATGCTCCCGCGACGCCCTGACCAGGCGCTCGACGAGCGCGTCCGGGATGGGTCGGCGTGAGGTGAAGGTGATGCCGGTCTTGGTCGCCTTGAGGCCGGCCGCCGAGATCTCGTCGGACAGCCCTGCGACCGCCTCAGGCAGCACGTACAGGCCGCACTGCTTGCTGAACGCCGCATAGCTCGCGACGACAGTCCCGTCGACCGTGAACCCTGGCATGCCGTAGGCAACCAT
This genomic interval carries:
- a CDS encoding ABC transporter permease translates to MTKFILRRLGQSLLVLLGGSLLLYVLVINSGDPIADLRESNAKNREYLIQQRTSFMGLDQPWYSRYWDWLRGVGKCFTLNCDLGTNRNGTDVTALLGNAVSSTLRLVILATVLAIIVGILVGIMTAIRQYSGFDYVVTFMAFLFFSLPVFWVAVLLKEYGAIRFNDWIVEPTFTPVQIVITALVIGIVLQGVLGGRLKRRLLTAGVAIVFVVAAMFYFSAVEWFRRPALGIGVVTLVAAAFAVGLTVLIVGLSNRRVLYAGLTTVAVGVVAYFVTAPILEDPSWTILVVLGLVTVVVGAVVGWFWGGESRRLAMSISISTAVMMGILTVADYAVSNWSSLLRLKPRPISTIGSETPNLVGTFWDGFLDKGTQLILPTIVLTLISVASYTRYTRSSMLEVMNQDYVRTARSKGLSERVVIVKHAFRNALIPITTIVAFDFAGLIGGAVITEQVFGWKGMGELFQTGLKQVDPAPVMAFFLVTGTAAIIMNLLADLAYSALDPRIRR
- a CDS encoding ABC transporter family substrate-binding protein, whose product is MKIRRTHATVAMLAVGALVLSGCTSSDDGGDDSPSATATTGTGGSSEPTSAGKEDLGEVTTASDSISYSLGGEEWLGYNGNTPETYSTYNSVVNDRIFGSFMYFGTDGTIYQDENYGTFTLTSEDPMSVEYTLNDAAVWSDGTPIAYEDYLLDWATQAITDGTDADGNPVPLFNSVSGLEFGGRVLDGPQGEIGGKTFTYDYEAPYPDYQLQVTGAFPAHVAAEQGGLTIEELVEAIKAKDVETLRPVAEFWNTGWLSPNPGTLPDEAIAPSSGPYKLESWSAGQSITLVANENYWGTPPATETLVYRFVAPEAQVQALQNGDLNVIEPQATVDTVAQLEAIGDSVTLETGQSLTWEHLDFNFNNGVFADNLALREAFAMCVPRQQIVDNLVKPVDPEAVVMNAREVFPFQDRYSELLETSYDGRYDEVDIDGAKAKIEEAGVTGPIDVRIGYSAPNQRRTEQVALIKSSCDEAGFNVTDAGNQDFFAPGGTLERGDYEVALFAWAGSGQIVSGQNIYSSTGAQNYGGFSNAEVDAAWQALASTLDEDEQFTQIKTIEKLLWDNLYGIPVFAHPGVSAFDSTISNVRRTATQNTVAWNAEQWVRAS
- a CDS encoding GTP pyrophosphokinase yields the protein MSAGTHQAGSVPPQRSVVPAPPPLPLGGLTSEQRAALSTARDELTRFVMAYQFGMEEMLTKVNILKDEFHYVHDYNPIEHVSSRLKSPEGILTKALRKGCPLRVDAIREQIFDIAGIRITCSFIADTYTIRDMLMAQEDVTVVEVKDYIAEPKGNGYKSLHLIVQVPVYLSDRVERVNVEIQIRTIAMDFWASLEHKIYYKYDGDVPQTLLDELRDAADAANRLDVKMERLHQEVSTLHQEQPATSTDGAQPDGTLESVPAELLRSLFQQIGRETGT
- a CDS encoding cryptochrome/photolyase family protein; protein product: MTDGPHLRLVLPHQLFAEHLQVHPGTVVVVVEHDLLYRQYAFHSHKLVLHRASTARFAQTLRDHGLEVHVLTSDAHRSSRDQLAGLVRSLAPTRVTWFDVVDDWMEQDLAAALADGGYAVQVADVLESPGFLTDRDQIDGWFQGDQARMQDFYVWQRRRLGILLDGSGPRGGRWSFDEDNRKRLPRGHEPPRVGLFAGHPALARDDVFDLDALMGDEEPGGEAPRDPEVDRAIAWVAAEFPDAPGDPHLFAWPTSAAEARAHLAEFVRDRLRDFGPYEDAISAQHPFVAHSLLTASLNVGLLDPREVVQAVLDDAGPDTPLASVEGFVRQVIGWREYMRATYRVHGRRMRTSNRLDHQNRLGDGWRDATTGLAPVDLVVSRVLTTGYAHHIERLMVLGSAMCLLRVHPDEVYEWFTAMFVDAYDWVMVPNVYAMSQFAAGDAVTTKPYVSGSAYLRKMSDLPAGEWTCDWDALYWAFVEDHREVLEGNSRTQMSVELLDRADPAVRDGRRGRADALLHPGSGSRLVRVLPPR
- a CDS encoding NAD(P)/FAD-dependent oxidoreductase, producing the protein MDTDVIVIGAGLAGLQCARRVERSGRSVVVLEAGDAVGGRVRTDRVDGFLCDRGFQVLNPAYPAVRDWVDVRSLRLQRFGVGAVVRDGDTTTTLAHPVRHPQHALETIRSHHTPPSDVVALARWLGPTLLRPKTVFRPGQDQTLHASFDDAGLTGRLRTDLLDTFLAGVLADSSGTASAGYVRLLMRIFALGAPGLPQEGMQALPDQLAAWITGPVRLRTAARTVRETPGGVEVTTDQGTVRSRAVVVAVGPQDVSELTDLPTPVTHGLTTWWFRATELPLAGRFLLLDASRPGGGPAGPVWNTAVISEAAPSYAPPGEHLVQATTLLDRPDGQATEADVLRDLARLYRTSTVGWEVLAHHVVPHTLPAQPPPLHDRRPRWTADRVLVAGDHQGTGSIQGALVSGDRAGRAVAAALAA
- a CDS encoding D-glucuronyl C5-epimerase family protein produces the protein MHDSRGAAVRRRGTIHPSLTSALVALGLLAAPVLTSCTTEPDVVEAVSCVDGPGLSPAPGVAGPVAGFGVSGLRPGPVTPDYYAVTERTLVDLDDPAVDDDGALVSEATHGRGPDYHPVALAQYGLATLGSYELTGDPEYLRRALATATRLLDGATTADDGALWFAYPFEYSMHGDESMTLEAPWYSGMAQGQGLSLFTRLADQTGDPLWADAAEQTFRTFEVEGPADGDASTPWFVHVDASGCLWFEEYVGSVEPVQVVNGHIYATFGLYDYARLTDDEAAVELFDGAATTVLHSFGAYRARGDVSYYCAGQYCKDREWQPGSYHRGVVRQVETLALMTSDRAFLDRAVILRADYEASGSTD
- a CDS encoding iron chaperone; this translates as MTTPADHDAYIAAAPEPFRLELERLRALVAGVLPEAEEMVAYGMPGFTVDGTVVASYAAFSKQCGLYVLPEAVAGLSDEISAAGLKATKTGITFTSRRPIPDALVERLVRASREHVGR